One stretch of Macaca nemestrina isolate mMacNem1 chromosome 17, mMacNem.hap1, whole genome shotgun sequence DNA includes these proteins:
- the LOC105472368 gene encoding LOW QUALITY PROTEIN: putative histone H1.9 (The sequence of the model RefSeq protein was modified relative to this genomic sequence to represent the inferred CDS: deleted 1 base in 1 codon; substituted 1 base at 1 genomic stop codon), with the protein MLRWRQLGRERRGLEPKRKPRGGPGTRTHLSHHAKSSPVETASCPGGPCTQDISPTPGREAERHFATVPVSALDLKYCLEWRPAGQRVPSKKATGQRTCAKACQKPSISKVILRAVADKGTCKYVSMATLKKAVSTAGYDMARNAYHFKRVLKGLVDKACSAGDRQGASGSFTLGKKQASKSKLKVKRQQQQRRRSGQCLSGQCRSGQCPFGQRRSLLGSKQGHKXLVKRVQRIAKCHCN; encoded by the exons GGAAAGGCGAGGGCTGGAGCCCAAGAGGAAGCCTCGGGGAGGACCAGGAACCAGGACGCACCTCAGCCATCATGCAAAGAGCAGCCCAGTGGAGACTGCCAGCTGCCCTGGAGGTCCTTGCACCCAAGATATTTCACCTACCCCAGGGAGAGAAGCCGAAAGGCACTTCGCCACTGTCCCTGTCAGTGCCCTTGACCTCAAATACTGCCTTGAGTGGAGGCCAGCAGGGCAGCGTGTCCCTAGCAAGAAAGCGACTGGGCAACGCACCTGTGCCAAAGCCTGCCAGAAGCCCAGCATATCCAAGGTGATCCTGAGGGCTGTGGCAGACAAGGGGACCTGCAAGTATGTGTCCATGGCCACCCTGAAGAAGGCTGTTTCCACCGCGGGCTACGACATGGCCCGAAATGCCTATCACTTCAAGCGTGTGCTCAAGGGGCTGGTGGACAAG GCATGCTCAGCAGGTGACCGGCAGGGGGCCTCTGGCTCCTTCACCCTGGGCAAGAAGCAGGCCTCCAAGTCCAAGCTCAAGGTCAAGAGACAACAGCAGCAGAGGAGGCGCTCTGGGCAGTGCCTCTCTGGGCAGTGCCGCTCTGGGCAGTGCCCCTTTGGACAGCGCAGGTCACTACTGGGCTCCAAACAGGGGCACAAGTGACTTGTCAAGAGGGTTCAAAGGATCGCCAAGTGCCACTGCAATTAA
- the LOC105472367 gene encoding neurabin-2 has protein sequence MMKTEPRGPGGPLRSASPHRSAYEAGIQALKPPDAPGPDEAPKGAHHKKYGSNVHRIKSMFLQMGTTAGPSGEAGGGAGLAEAPRASDRGVRLSLPRASSLNENVDHSALLKLGTSVSERVSRFDSKPAPSAQPAPPPHPPSRLQETRKLFERSAPAAAGGDKEAAARRLLRQERAGLQDRKLDVVVRFNGSTEALDKLDADAVSPTVSQLSAVFEKADSRTGLHRGPGLPRAAGAPQVNSKLVSKRSRVFQPPPPPPPPAPSGDAPAEKERCPGGQQPPQHRVAPARPPPKPREVRKIKPVEVEESGESEAESAPGEVIQAEVTVHAALENGSTAATAASPAPEQPKAQVAPEKEAAAVAPPERGVGNGRAPDVAPEEVDESKKEDFSEADLVDVSAYSGLGEDSGGSALEEDDEEDDEDGEPPYEPESGCVEIPGLSEEEDPAPSRKIHFSTAPIQVFSTYSNEDYDRRNEDVDPMAASAEYELEKRVERLELFPVELEKGERPGGQATWAQLGLTRVSSLAPAPALCPQGLPQTCWASPSDSGPCLNQCHSPRIQVNDLLVEVDGTSLVGVTQSFAASVLRNTKGRVRFMIGRERPGEQSEVAQLIQQTLEQERWQREMMEQRYAQYGEDDEETGEYATDEDEELSPTFPGGEMAIEVFELAENEDALSPVDMEPEKLVHKFKELQIKHAVTEAEIQQLKRKLQSLEQEKGRWRVEKAQLEQSVEENKERMEKLEGYWGEAQSLCQAVDEHLRETQAQYQALERKYSKAKRLIKDYQQKEIEFLKKETAQRRVLEESELARKEEMDKLLDKISELEGNLQTLRNSNST, from the exons ATGATGAAGACGGAGCCACGGGGGCCCGGGGGTCCCCTCCGGAGCGCCTCCCCGCACCGCAGCGCCTACGAGGCGGGCATCCAGGCGCTGAAGCCGCCCGACGCGCCCGGGCCCGACGAGGCACCCAAGGGGGCCCACCACAAGAAATATGGCTCCAACGTCCACCGCATCAAAAGTATGTTCCTGCAGATGGGCACGACGGCGGGGCCCTCGGGCGAGGCGGGCGGCGGCGCGGGCCTGGCCGAGGCCCCGCGGGCGTCCGATCGCGGCGTGCGCCTGTCGCTGCCGCGGGCCAGCAGCCTGAACGAGAACGTGGACCACAGCGCCCTGCTGAAGCTGGGCACCAGCGTGTCGGAGCGCGTGAGCCGCTTCGACTCCAAGCCCGCGCCCTCCGCGCAGCCTGCGCCGCCGCCGCACCCGCCGTCCCGGCTGCAGGAGACGCGGAAGCTGTTCGAACGGAGCGCCCCGGCGGCCGCAGGCGGCGACAAGGAGGCCGCGGCGCGGCggctgctgaggcaggagcgCGCCGGCCTGCAGGACCGGAAGCTGGACGTCGTGGTGCGCTTCAACGGCAGCACTGAGGCGCTGGACAAGCTGGACGCTGACGCCGTGTCCCCGACGGTCAGCCAGCTCAGCGCCGTCTTCGAGAAGGCCGACTCGAGGACCGGCCTCCACCGCGGGCCCGGGCTCCCCAGGGCCGCAGGGGCTCCCCAGGTCAACTCGAAGCTGGTCAGCAAGCGGTCCCGGGTGTTCcagcccccgccgccgccgccgccgcccgccccgTCGGGGGATGCTCCGGCGGAGAAAGAGCGCTGCCCCGGAGGGCAGCAGCCCCCGCAGCACCGAGTGGCCCCTGCCCGGCCGCCCCCCAAGCCCCGGGAGGTGCGCAAGATTAAGCCGGTGGAGGTGGAGGAGAGCGGGGAGTCGGAGGCCGAGTCGGCGCCCGGGGAGGTGATCCAGGCCGAGGTTACGGTCCACGCGGCCCTGGAGAATGGCAGCACCGCGGCAACCGCAGCCAGCCCCGCGCCCGAGCAGCCAAAGGCCCAAGTGGCCCCGGAGAAGGAGGCAGCGGCGGTAGCGCCGCCAGAGAGGGGGGTGGGCAATGGCCGGGCCCCGGACGTGGCCCCTGAGGAAGTAGATGAATCCAAGAAGGAGGACTTCTCGGAGGCGGACTTGGTGGACGTGAGCGCCTACAGTGGGCTCGGGGAGGACTCTGGGGGCAGTGCCCTAGAGGAGGACGACGAAGAAGACGATGAGGATGGGGAGCCCCCCTACGAGCCCGAGTCGGGGTGCGTGGAGATCCCGGGGCTGTCGGAGGAGGAGGACCCAGCCCCGAGCCGGAAGATCCATTTCAGCACGGCGCCCATCCAA GTGTTCAGCACCTACTCCAACGAGGACTATGATCGTCGCAATGAGGATGTGGATCCCATGGCGGCCTCTGCTGAGTACGAGCTGGAGAAGCGGGTGGAAAGGTTGGAGCTGTTCCCTGTGGAGCTGGAAAAGGGTGAGAGGCCAGGAGGCCAGGCCACTTGGGCACAGCTGGGGTTGACCCGGGTCTCATCTCTGGCGCCAGCTCCTGCCCTGTGCCCTCAGGGGCTCCCACAGACTTGCTGGGCCTCTCCCTCTGACTCGGGCCCTTG CCTTAACCAATGTCACTCCCCTAGGATCCAGGTGAATGATCTCCTGGTGGAGGTGGATGGAACAAGTCTGGTGGGAGTGACCCAGAGCTTCGCGGCGTCTGTGCTCCGGAACACCAAGGGCCGAGTGCG GTTTATGATTGGCCGGGAGCGGCCGGGAGAGCAGAGCGAAGTGGCCCAGCTAATTCAGCAGACTTTGGAACAGGAGCGATGGCAGCGGGAGATGATGGAGCAGAGATACGCCCAGTATGGGGAGGATGACGAGGAG ACGGGAGAGTACGCCACTGACGAGGATGAGGAGCTGAGCCCCACGTTCCCGGGTGGTGAGATGGCCATCGAGGTGTTTGAGCTAGCAGAGAACGAGGATGCACTGTCCCCTGTGGACATGGAGCCCGAGAAGCTGGTGCACAAGTtcaaggag CTCCAGATCAAGCACGCGGTCACTGAGGCAGAGATACAGCAGCTGAAAAGAAAG CTGCAAAGCCTGGAGCAGGAGAAGGGGCGCTGGCGGGTGGAGAAGGCGCAGTTGGAGCAGAGTGTGGAGGAGAACAAGGAGCGCATGGAGAAACTGGAAGGCTACTGGGGCGAGGCCCAGAGCCTGTGCCAGGCTGTGGACGAGCACCTGCGGGAGACTCAGGCGCAGTACCAGGCCCTGGAGCGCAAGTATAGCAAAGCCAAGCGCCTCATCAAGGACTACCAGCAGAA GGAGATAGAGTTCCTGAAAAAGGAGACTGCACAGCGTCGGGTTCTGGAGGAGTCAGAGTTGGCCAGAAAGGAGGAGATGGACAAGCTCCTGGACAAG ATCTCAGAACTGGAAGGAAACTTGCAAACACTGAGGAATTCCAATTCTACTTAA